The following DNA comes from Erigeron canadensis isolate Cc75 chromosome 3, C_canadensis_v1, whole genome shotgun sequence.
AACTTCACACTGCGAGAGTCTGAAGCAAACTCGGGATATCGGATATCAAAGGCTTTCCAGGCAGCACCATCTGCTGGGTGCCTTAAGTTTCTGTCTTTTGTTCGCCCCATGTCATGCCACCTCATTTCCTTTGCTATTTTCTCATTCATGTAGAGCCTTTTCAATCATGGAATCAAAGGGAAATAACGAAAGACTTTTGCTGGCTTATTTGACTTTGGTGATTTTGAACTTTGACCATGTTCAGCACCTAAATCACTCTTATATCTAGACATCTTGCAACGATGACACGACTGTTGGTCTTTCCGATCACCCCAATAAATCATGCAATCATTAGGGCATGCGTCAATTTTTTGGTAACCAAGCCCTAGATCTTGAGTCAATTTCTTGGCTTCATTAACAGATGACGGTAGTGATGTCAAATGAGGAAATGCATCACTTATAAGCTCTAACAACATGCCTAAACCCTTGTTAGATATGCCAGCTATGCATTTGATTTGAAATAGATGTAAAGTGAAAGACAAATTAGAATACTTGCAGCCTGGATATAGGTCTTTCTCTGATTCTTCTAACAACTTTTGATACCGATTATTTTCAACACTATTATCGCATTGCTGTGAGTGTGAATTAACACCTATTTCACCACTGTTATCACATTGTTGTGAGTGTGGGTTAACACCACTAGTTTCACCAATATTTCCTTGAACCTCTGGATTCCTTAATTCTTCCGTATTCAAAGATGGAGAAGTTACACCGAGAGCATCTCGAATAAGACGTTCCATATTGTCTCTATCAGAAAACATTTCTTGAGTACTCGTCGACTGTGATATTGGTGGTGTACAATGTTCCCCATGAAAGGTCCATGTTGTATAACCCGGTAAAAATccatattttaatatatgtacatGAACAATATCCGCATCTAACCATTTATCATTACAACACCTCATGCAAGGACATACAATAGACCCTCTAATAGCTTTGACACGTGCAAAATCGATGAAAGACTCGACTCCATCTTTAAAATTTTTGCTTGTTATTTGAGTTTTCATCCAACTTTTGTCCATTTATCAACTTACCTATATAAACCATAACATCAGTTTCGTATATCATAAACTAAGGCTAGCACATAAAAACTGATCACAAAACAATCTGGATAAAGTTCACAAAATAATCAAGATAAAGTTTAACATAAACACACAAATAATCACGtctaaaatatcataaaaatgtgtCTCACCTTCACATAAGAATcaatcatatatatctatacatacatacagaaatcatacaaatacatatatacaaatctatatatacatacatatatatctatacatatatacagaaATCATAcaaatctatacatacatacatatataaatacaaatcaCACCAATACACACacaatctatacatatatacataaatcatacaaataaacacaaatctatatatacaaatacacaCAAATCTCACCAGATTCGAGCTAGAATTGAGATGAAATCGAGTGGCGGAATTAATCGAGTGGAGGAATCGATCGAGTGATGAAATTGAGTttcatctatacatatatacagtCACGATTTATATCAAATCGAGTGCCGAATTTGGTGGTTGTTTTTGGGGGAAGCGTTTTAATTTTGGGGATAAAATAGAAAAgatttttaataatgatttacatatatgatttcaaaaaaATTGGGGCATGTTCACTGGTTGTGGCATATACCACATGCaccctttttttaatttctattaatttaattttttttaatggaattTCTATTAGTTCACATGTTGTACCGTAAAGATATTATCAgcaatttgttcacggttgtaAATGTCTAAGATTGTTTGTTTTAGTTCCTCACAGCTATATATGTGAAGTTCTTATATGAATTTTTCCACGTTTCTGGGCGTGAAactttttggtttattttttcacatttaaaagtgtgattATAGAAAATTAccttttttacatttaaacatgtgataaacttttatatttctTCACGTATATAAGTGTGAACTagttttacaatatttattcaCCTATATAAAtgtgaatatttttgtttacatttaaaagtgtgaggTTTTTAATAATGTTACATATATTaaacacttataaatgtgtatatattttaaacactTTTGAATGTGaatttttgtaataaaaaattttacGCTTTCATAAAGTGTGAATAAAAATACGTGAACAATTgataaatttgttgtagtggGACTATGTCGTACCAtaacaaccgtcaccatctttttggatcgtcgcccatcaaatccataccattcccatatgtgtccggtgacaacccctttagaacggatgtagggcaacacccgtaccgtatccatacgtttttTTAACGCGcaacccatatgattttttacaaattttttttatcttttattttttttggaatgagtttttgttaaaagaaaataaaaaacaaaaaaagttgaaaaaagtgaaaaacaaaaattaaaaaaaataaaaaaccaaaaaaaaaaaaaaaaaaagagaagaaagaagGAGGAAAACTAATGGTTCTCACGTttctctccatatatatatggttctcaCGTTAACCCTACCCCAAAGCTTCTAACTATAACTTGTTGGATATCTCAATTTGTTCTACAACAAACGTACCTACTTAGTACGAGTACTTAGTTGACAACTTAAACATACATCAATCGTTGTCAAACAAAAAGAAATGTTAGAATCTTTATTGACCTAAAAgctatatatgtacatattttAGGGGTTAGACTATCCGGAGCGAGGCGCGAAATTGCACTTTTGACGCACGAGAACACCCTGGGACTCCCCGCACATTGCCCAGAAGGGCGTTCTGAAGAGAGAAAGAGGGTGTGGCGTGAGAAAATTGACGGGGCGAAATGGAATAGATAAAAAGAATCTTTCATGCGCCCATCAATACTTTTCACTTCCCAAAATACTTGTTCCACCACTTACTTTTACTTTTCATGGCCATTGTGAGTCCCTCAGAAggcttttatttttaaagtcttGCTCCAAGAAAATAAGGAGGAAAGTCCCATAATGACTAATACGCCACATGACATGAGATACCCCCATGTAGGGCTTCAAGAGGAAGTCTTGCTCCTCGTATTCTTAAGAAATAAGTTGTAATAAATAACGGCTTATTGATGCTGAAGTTCTTTTACATTGCTTTAGAAAACTCGTGTGATTGGTCCTTCTATAGTTCtattaacatatttgaattCAATTTCCACTTACGCTTATTGATCGAGGAGAGATGTACGTACGTAGACTTGTGTATATATACGCACTGCAAGCTAAGGTAGTGTTTGATAATGTTTTAATTGAAAAATCATGACTTAATCTTGATTGacttaattcattaagtcaATCAAATATGTTTGTTATTGACTTAATTAGTAAAAAAACAACTATACTGACTTAATTCATACAGACATTATGTTTTCATTCAGTCACTTTCTTCATTCATTCACTTAAtggataaataaacaaacaagcccTAGTCtgaaataatgtaattatattaatttattttaaggaCAGTAgtcaatatataatttatggaaaatgataaatcctcctaaccaaatagcctaataatccttctaatacattaagaaggtgacatgtggtatccactaattatctttcctaatcttgccccctgattttttcacatgtcatcatctcataattAGAAGGATTATTAAGCTATTCGGTTAAGAGGATTAATAATTACCCATAATTTATTACAACATGCATAAAAATTTAGATCtgcttatatatttaaaagactCACCTTTTGAATTTAATAACAATAAGATATAAATTTCCATGTACGTTATAAACAACTTATATGATTGTTATTagcaaaacttttatatatacaacttaaagTATTATAAAGTTTAAATAAGTATAATTAGCTTATTTGAAATAGGTGTTTTCTAACAATATAAAAACTGAAAGAAAAGAGTAATTTTTAGAACATTGTTAAAGAAATTCGTGAAATTAAGAGAGTTGTCAAAATTTTGAATACATAGAGAAGCTTATTGGTTATGATAAAaaattctaatatatatagaaaaattaagataaagataaagtGGCTTTAACAATTTAACAGATAAGATTACGATTTGAGGTGTGGGTTCAATGAAGAttcttaaaagaaaattgtgatgACGAACCTGATCATTTGAAGAAAGGGAACCATCAATATCGATGAAGAATAACACATCTTGATATTAATAAGAACATCTGGTGTATTAAACGTATGGGGCTAAAACAATAATGAACGACACGTTACGAAATACAATACATTAGTAAACAGGTAGAGGTGGCCAAAATCCATTTCTTGCAGGAATTGGTTCGGACTGGAACCGGTTCTAGACCaattttttttcagtttttttgaCCAATAACCGGTTCCGAACCATTTTGAAACCGGTTCGGAACCGATTTTTGGATCCAAAAGTGTAACCGGTTTTAAAACGATCGGTTTTTAATGAACAATTTTTTTTCGGATCCAGATTTCGGTTTATCCGAACTGGTTTTTTTCGAACCGTTTTCTTTGCCCATATCTATGAAAAGATGTAGGTTAGaggataaaatatatatatatgagtcgtACATATACATAGACATGCGTAATGTGTTGAGTCATTGATTCGCTGAGGAGGCTCAGAGCTGAACTTTGTCAGTGATCCTCAGCGACTATCAGTATCTTGAGAGTTTATGAtcagttcaatgactcaccaccaagttttgtaagtcaaatataagcaggaaaatgaagataagaataCTGGTCCCCAAGAACACGTGTTGATCAAGCAGAAAGAAGGTATGTGACCTTGTACCAAAATGGTATTGTGGTTTTATCTTTCATACCCGatttgaaaacaaacaaaatgaagATAGAGACACCTGCAGATTAGTCTTACACACCAATAGATGATTGATAACCTTTTTCTAGTGTCAATATTTAATGGGTTGTTATGTGATGTCTTCTCTCACTCTATATAAGACATCACTTAACCTAGCCACACTcttgttggtgtgttccacattTTACACTAAGTGTGTGTTTCCACATCGTTGtaatattgttaagtttttagtgtgtcaaaaacttaacaattatttctctttttttatcttctaaaatatagCCATGTATTTCACTgtttaatcaataatatatatgatcgtaaacttatttatttttctgttttttattattaaaataatttacaatagtTACTTACATAACTTGCAAACTTGGACTTTTATAACGTGTTAAATAAATGGATGTGTTTAGATTAGCTTTGTAAACTTGTTTACAACCCAACAACCCATTTAAGCACTAAGGATGTAAActattataaactttaaatcttTCATATTTTGAATACATAAAATGAACTTCTTCTATAATAGATCATCTATCATTTATCgtctaaaataataattataataacttttcaataaacAAAACTTTACTCTTAATCCACAAATTATACTCACATCTTGCCACCATCTATCTGCCACCGGTTGCCATCATTGCTTCACTACCGTCGCCAGCATCGCATGCGACATTATGCG
Coding sequences within:
- the LOC122592849 gene encoding uncharacterized protein LOC122592849, encoding MDKSWMKTQITSKNFKDGVESFIDFARVKAIRGSIVCPCMRCCNDKWLDADIVHVHILKYGFLPGYTTWTFHGEHCTPPISQSTSTQEMFSDRDNMERLIRDALGVTSPSLNTEELRNPEVQGNIGETSGVNPHSQQCDNSGEIGVNSHSQQCDNSVENNRYQKLLEESEKDLYPGCKYSNLSFTLHLFQIKCIAGISNKGLGMLLELISDAFPHLTSLPSSVNEAKKLTQDLGLGYQKIDACPNDCMIYWGDRKDQQSCHRCKMSRYKSDLGAEHGQSSKSPKSNKPAKVFRYFPLIP